A region of Panicum virgatum strain AP13 chromosome 8N, P.virgatum_v5, whole genome shotgun sequence DNA encodes the following proteins:
- the LOC120686705 gene encoding PHD finger protein ALFIN-LIKE 8: protein MDGGGTPRTPEDVFRDFRARRAGMIKALTTDVEKFYQQCDPEKENLCLYGLPNETWEVNLPAEEVPPELPEPALGINFARDGMDEKDWLSLVAVHSDAWLLAVAFYFGARFGFDKESRKRLFVMINNLPTIYEVVTGTAKKQTKEKTPKSSSKSNKSGTKPPRQPEPNSRGSKMPPPKDEDDSGGEEDEEEEDHENTLCGSCGDNYGQDEFWICCDACETWFHGKCVKITPAKAEHIKHYKCPNCSGSGKRARA, encoded by the exons atggacggcggcggcacgcccCGCACGCCGGAGGACGTGTTCCGGGACTTCCGCGCGCGCCGGGCCGGCATGATCAAGGCGCTCACCACCG ACGTGGAGAAGTTCTACCAGCAGTGCGACCCAG AGAAAGAGAATCTGTGTTTGTATGGCCTTCCCAATGAAACATGGGAAGTGAACTTGCCTGCAGAAGAGGTTCCTCCTGAACTTCCAGAGCCAGCTCTAGGAATTAATTTTGCACGTGatggaatggatgaaaaagattgGTTGTCACTTGTTGCCGTGCATAGTGATGCTTGGCTGCTGGCTGTGGCATTTTACTTTGGAGCAAGATTTGGGTTTGACAAAGAATCCAG GAAGCGTCTCTTTGTCATGATTAATAACCTCCCTACCATATATGAGGTTGTCACAGGAACTGCGAAGAAGCAAACCAAAGAAAAAACTCCGAaaagcagcagcaagagcaatAAATCTGGCACAAAA CCACCACGCCAGCCAGAACCCAACTCAAGGGGTTCCAAGATGCCACCTCCAAAGGATGAGGATGACAGCGGAGGCGAGGAagatgaggaagaggaagatcaTGAAAACACATTGTGTGGTTCATGTGGTGACAACTACGGACAGGACGAGTTCTGGATATGCTGCGATGCCTGTGAGACATGGTTCCATGGCAAATGTGTCAAGATCACTCCTGCCAAAGCCGAGCACATCAAGCACTACAAGTGTCCGAACTGCAGCGGTAGTGGCAAGAGAGCCCGAGCATGA
- the LOC120686892 gene encoding putative clathrin assembly protein At1g33340 encodes MKVFKGKIWAAIGSRMDHAVGTASTKASPAAVPDRALLADIEAAVERCTGGAGGDDRHVHEILFLVSNAPGAITFLSRRITARLEAARAPAAALRSLLLVHRLLRAGDRYFEQDLRGLWASRDLRVDAPRCSCSPLAAGVSYFSAGAAVATGACAFVHGYSAYLEERMQWVINQAGNLEPARRPPPPNHDDGKPPPPPSSSSQSHDADAETLLFKLAMCQRLLDLAIQLLPDNNTSACAAAMSAFGIVLRESFKVYDAFTEGLDAMAMLLRSRSLTGLSKPLRVSAHEILKKACAQTPDLKEFYHKCKRSNASKSLEYPLVMVVTPAQAAAVEMLSMPIPEEDGQEAEPEAEASDGGGSPFASKMETTISTVWVEFEEDQKLIPGDDHSLKEPKS; translated from the coding sequence ATGAAGGTGTTCAAAGGCAAGATTTGGGCAGCCATCGGGTCACGCATGGACCACGCGGTGGGCACAGCGTCCACAAAGGCCTCCCCGGCCGCCGTCCCGGACCGGGCTCTCCTCGCCGACATCGAGGCGGCCGTGGAGCGGTGCaccgggggcgccggcggcgacgaccgcCACGTCCACGAGATCCTCTTCCTCGTATCGAACGCGCCGGGCGCGATCACCTTCCTCTCCCGCCGCATCACGGCGCGCCTCgaggccgcgcgcgccccggccgccgcgctccgctcGCTGCTCCTTgtccaccgcctcctccgcgccggcgaCCGCTACTTCGAGCAGGACCTCCGCGGCCTCTGGGCGTCCCGCGACCTCCGCGTCGACGCGCCGCGGTGCAGCTGctccccgctcgccgccggcgtctccTACTtcagcgccggcgcggcggtcgCCACGGGCGCGTGCGCCTTCGTCCATGGCTACTCGGCCTACCTCGAAGAGCGCATGCAGTGGGTGATCAACCAGGCCGGCAACCTggagccggcgcggcggccgccaccgcccaacCACGACGACGGaaagcccccacccccaccctcctcctcctcccagtcccacgacgccgacgccgagacGCTCCTGTTCAAGCTTGCCATGTGCCAGAGGCTGCTCGACCTTGCCATCCAGCTGCTGCCGGACAACAACACtagcgcctgcgccgccgccatgtcgGCCTTCGGCATTGTGCTCCGGGAGAGCTTCAAGGTCTACGACGCCTTCACGGAAGGCCTCGACGCCATGGCCATGCTGCTGCGGTCGAGGAGCCTCACCGGGTTAAGCAAGCCCCTGAGGGTCTCGGCTCACGAGATACTCAAGAAGGCGTGCGCCCAGACGCCGGACCTCAAGGAGTTCTACCACAAGTGCAAGAGGAGCAACGCGAGCAAGAGCCTCGAGTATCCTCTCGTCATGGTCGTCACGCCGGCACAGGCCGCCGCGGTGGAGATGCTCTCCATGCCGATCCCGGAAGAGGACGGCCAGGAAGCAgagccggaggcggaggccaGCGACGGTGGTGGTTCGCCGTTTGCGAGCAAGATGGAGACGACGATCAGCACTGTCTGGGTTGAGTTCGAGGAAGATCAAAAGCTGATACCCGGTGACGATCACTCCCTGAAAGAGCCAAAAAGCTAG